One window from the genome of Amphiprion ocellaris isolate individual 3 ecotype Okinawa chromosome 23, ASM2253959v1, whole genome shotgun sequence encodes:
- the si:dkey-165a24.9 gene encoding G-protein coupled receptor 4, which translates to MSNDTCNLPLDTDTFGLTCIYGLIFSLGLPSNLLSLWGLYHLGRSGGGGCQLVYILNLLLSDLLQLLTLPLWILYLQGGHEWPYGQLTCELVGYVFYVNVYASVMFLCLIAMDRCLAIVYPLSSRGVRTVRVAAVSGIAVWTLTFLFCLSGLLPSVFDSGRLLCLEQYPVSPRYAHFKITTVVLGFLLPCTILGYTSAHIGVTLRRSPSVSDHERHKIVGILVVITVNFIVVFGPYHLVGGYRFVSLLLTDEPCGFERSIFLVYRLCYGLTSLNTLLDPLFYIFLCPDARLELQRSLPCLGRGQNTGKNMTLSTRAQLNTKRETETRHSNLLAI; encoded by the exons ATGTCCAATGACACCTGCAACCTCCCTTTGGACACGGACACATTTGGCCTGACCTGTATCTATGGCCTCATCTTCTCTTTGGGTCTCCCCAGCAACCTGCTGTCTCTCTGGGGATTGTACCATCTGGGGCGTTCAGGTGGGGGAGGCTGTCAGCTGGTCTACATCCTcaacctgctgctgtcagacctcctccagctgctcacCCTGCCACTGTGGATTCTTTATCTCCAAGGAGGGCACGAATGGCCCTATGGCCAACTAACCTGCGAGCTGGTTGGCTATGTGTTTTATGTGAACGTCTATGCCAGCGTCATGTTCCTGTGCCTGATAGCGATGGACCGCTGCCTGGCCATCGTGTACCCACTGAGCAGCCGTGGGGTGCGGACAGTGAGGGTAGCAGCAGTGTCAGGAATAGCAGTGTGGACTCTAACCTTCCTGTTCTGCCTGAGTGGACTGCTGCCGTCTGTGTTTGACTCAGGCAGGCTGCTCTGTCTGGAGCAGTACCCCGTCAGCCCCAGATATGCTCACTTTAAGATTACCACCGTGGTTCTGGGCTTCCTGCTGCCATGTACCATTCTTGG GTACACCTCAGCCCACATCGGGGTGACACTCCGACGATCTCCTTCCGTCTCAGACCACGAGCGGCACAAAATCGTAGGCATCCTGGTCGTGATCACCGTAAACTTCATCGTTGTCTTTGGACCCTACCACCTCGTTGGCGGATACAGGTTTGTGTCCTTGCTACTGACTGATGAGCCGTGTGGATTCGAGCGTTCCATTTTCCTCGTCTATCGCCTGTGCTACGGTCTCACCAGCCTCAACACCTTGCTGGATCCACTCTTCTACATCTTTCTGTGCCCTGATGCTCGGCTAGAGCTGCAAAGATCGCTGCCTTGTCTGGGAAGAGGGCAAAACACCGGCAAAAACATGACCCTCAGTACCAGAGCTCAACTGAACACCAAGAGGGAGACTGAAACTAGACATAGTAACCTTCTAGCAATATAA
- the ugt5g1 gene encoding UDP glucuronosyltransferase 5 family, polypeptide G1 yields the protein MSAFSSSISISLTVLCLLVLSPTICSGSKILVVPVDGSHWINMEVILQELHSRGHDITVLRSAKSWYIPSNSSIYTSIDVRMLEDEADMTYYNRMLLDVIECRKYPTFIRTFCQQHLITSMLAKGHDILARAAASTLDDQVLMKKLQDPKFDLMLTDPGLPIGVLLGGYLKLPMVFNVRWINTGEGHLTIAPSPVSYVPVSGSELTDQMDFKERVMNMLHFLRSVVEQYFIINPAYSDLFQRHFPPGTDLVSLQYAADIWLLRADFVFEFPRPTMPNVVYIGGFQCKEAKPLPADLEAFMQSSGEHGVVVMSVGTLVSALPWEVTEAIAAAFAQLPQKVIWRFVGEKPSSLGNNTLLVKWLPQKDLLGHPKTRAFVAHGGTNGMYEAIYHGVPVVGLPLLFDQFDNLLRLKVRGAARVVEARSLTKENFLEALTDIIETPCYRENIQRLSKLHRDKPMSPMDTAIFWIEYVIRNKGAAHLKSAGFSLPWYSYFCLDVAAFIVAMTGTFIWALFFMCRILCCRRSRRKTKAE from the coding sequence ATGTCTGCCTTTTCCAGTTCCATTTCCATAAGCCTGACAGTGCTCTGCTTGCTGGTGCTCAGTCCCACCATCTGTAGTGGCAGCAAGATTCTGGTAGTGCCTGTTGATGGCAGCCACTGGATCAACATGGAGGTAATCCTCCAAGAGCTACACTCCAGGGGCCACGACATCACAGTACTACGCTCTGCAAAGAGCTGGTACATCCCCAGTAACTCTTCCATTTATACTTCTATTGATGTGCGCATGCTGGAGGACGAGGCCGACATGACATACTACAATAGAATGCTGCTAGATGTTATAGAGTGTCGCAAGTACCCCACATTCATACGCACCTTCTGCCAACAGCACTTGATAACCTCCATGCTTGCCAAAGGTCATGATATCCTGGCCAGAGCAGCTGCTTCAACGTTAGACGACCAGGTTCTCATGAAGAAGTTACAGGATCCCAAGTTTGATTTAATGTTAACAGACCCTGGTCTGCCTATAGGAGTTCTGCTTGGTGGGTACCTCAAGCTGCCAATGGTTTTCAATGTACGCTGGATCAATACCGGAGAAGGCCATTTAACTATAGCTCCCTCTCCTGTCTCCTATGTCCCCGTGTCAGGAAGTGAACTTACTGATCAGATGGATTTTAAAGAAAGAGTCATGAATATGTTACATTTTCTCCGTAGTGTTGTTGAACAATACTTCATCATCAACCCTGCCTACTCAGATCTGTTCCAGCGGCACTTCCCGCCTGGAACTGACTTGGTGTCTTTGCAGTATGCAGCTGATATCTGGCTGCTGAGGGCGGATTTTGTCTTTGAGTTCCCTCGGCCCACGATGCCTAATGTGGTGTATATAGGAGGGTTCCAGTGCAAAGAGGCTAAACCCCTCCCTGCTGATCTGGAAGCGTTCATGCAGAGCTCTGGTGAGCATGGGGTGGTGGTCATGTCCGTGGGGACGTTGGTGTCAGCTCTACCTTGGGAGGTCACAGAGGCTATCGCTGCAGCTTTCGCTCAACTCCCTCAGAAGGTGATCTGGCGATTTGTGGGTGAAAAACCTTCATCTCTGGGAAACAACACCCTGCTGGTGAAGTGGCTGCCTCAGAAAGACCTCCTGGGACACCCCAAGACTCGTGCCTTTGTAGCCCATGGAGGCACCAATGGCATGTATGAGGCCATCTACCACGGCGTTCCCGTTGTGGGTCTTCCCCTCCTCTTTGATCAGTTCGACAACCTGCTCCGGCTGAAGGTGCGTGGTGCAGCTCGGGTGGTGGAGGCCAGATCACTGACCAAAGAGAACTTCCTGGAGGCTCTGACGGACATCATTGAGACTCCATGTTACCGTGAAAACATACAACGTCTCTCCAAACTACACCGCGACAAGCCCATGTCTCCTATGGACACCGCCATCTTTTGGATTGAGTACGTCATCAGAAACAAAGGAGCAGCCCACCTGAAGTCTGCAGGTTTCAGTTTGCCTTGGTATTCCTACTTCTGCCTGGATGTGGCTGCTTTTATTGTGGCCATGACTGGAACCTTCATCTGGGCTTTATTCTTTATGTGTAGGATTCTCTGCTGCCGGAGGTCCAGAAGAAAGACGAAAGCAGAGTAA
- the LOC111562531 gene encoding prostaglandin D2 receptor 2-like has translation MASCPSNQKLNITSYPLNQTAKLTSLNVFTISLHGLFSTIGIMENLLIIGVVGFHVRRSVISIWILNLAASDLLATASLPFFTLYMAKGNTWTLGTTFCRIHSSVFFLNMFVSGFLLAAISMDRCLVVLKPVWAQNYRNIQLVGKICVVIWGLAVICTIPFYMFRDTIPLPTGHILCYYNYARFPPSGPYDLASLCKQRKEGLAFMKLFLAFLIPLLIIILSYAAVNTILARRGCRRPFRFVRLVVAIVVTFVLCWAPYHFFIIAEAMAPKKGHLQVFSAKALPIAATIGFLNSVLNPILYVFSCPDLCNKIRHSLGAVMESVLAEDLAELARRCSTARSSISTSEMGLRHKNSVPTLKTEEQE, from the coding sequence ATGGCTTCCTGTCCTTCCAACCAGAAGCTGAATATCACCAGTTACCCATTAAACCAAACAGCCAAGTTGACTTCTTTGAATGTTTTCACAATTTCCCTCCATGGCCTGTTCTCTACCATTGGCATCATGGAAAACCTGCTCATCATCGGAGTGGTGGGCTTCCACGTCCGCCGTTCTGTCATCAGCATCTGGATCCTAAACCTCGCGGCCTCTGACCTGCTGGCCACCGCTTCCCTGCCCTTCTTCACCCTCTACATGGCCAAAGGCAACACGTGGACACTGGGTACGACCTTCTGCCGCATCCACTCTTCCGTCTTCTTTCTCAATATGTTTGTCAGTGGCTTCCTGCTGGCAGCCATTTCCATGGACCGCTGCCTGGTGGTGCTGAAACCTGTCTGGGCCCAGAACTACAGGAACATCCAACTAGTGGGGAAGATATGTGTGGTGATTTGGGGCTTGGCTGTGATCTGCACTATCCCCTTCTACATGTTCCGTGACACCATCCCCCTTCCAACCGGCCACATTCTTTGCTACTACAATTATGCTCGATTCCCCCCAAGTGGACCGTATGACTTAGCATCTTTATGTAAGCAGCGCAAGGAGGGCTTGGCGTTCATGAAGCTTTTTCTAGCCTTCCTGATCCCTCTCCTGATCATCATCCTCAGTTATGCTGCCGTGAACACCATCTTGGCACGCAGGGGCTGCCGGCGACCCTTCCGATTCGTTCGGCTTGTAGTCGCCATCGTGGTGACCTTTGTGCTCTGCTGGGCTCCGTACCACTTTTTCATCATCGCAGAAGCGATGGCCCCCAAAAAGGGACATCTACAGGTATTTTCAGCCAAGGCCCTCCCAATTGCAGCAACCATCGGCTTCCTTAACAGCGTCCTCAACCCCATTCTGTATGTGTTCAGCTGCCCTGACCTGTGCAACAAGATCAGACACTCTCTCGGTGCAGTGATGGAGAGCGTCCTGGCTGAGGATCTGGCTGAGCTGGCTCGGCGTTGTAGCACCGCTCGCAGCTCCATCAGCACCTCTGAGATGGGGCTGAGACATAAGAATTCCGTTCCAACGCTGAAAACGGAGGAGCAAGAGTAG